ATAAATCCTCatcacttcctcttccctcAGTGTTTCCATCCTCACACCATGAATGAGCAGCAACATTCTGAGACTTTGATTATGATCAGTTATTGATCCCTCTTTATTAATCCCTAATTCTCCTGCTGTACTTAAAACTAgtctcctcatgaaaccacatttaaattccccCCCTCCAGatctttatttggatctgcaacaaaCTCCAGGATCTCATAGACCTGGTCCTctcaacatgtctgtgtgtgtttcatcccaatccatgaatcattctctgagaaatcaagggaaATGTTTAATCCTGGATCCGTCCCCTGAGAGTTAGTTTGAGtcaggtgttcctaataaactgacaaCCTCCAGTTTGGGAGTAGAACCAAGCTCACGTtgtggagtctctctctctctcattggcTCAGCACTAACGTTTGTTTACTCTCGGGTTTGTTTCAGTTCCGCCTCCGACCGCCGTGACCGTGAGCTGCAGGAATCTGAGAGTATTGCTGAACTGGGAGTTCAGCGACCAGCAGCCACCCACCAGCTTCAGAGTGGAAACACAAAGCTCCGATGGGTGAGCCTCGTTCTGCTCAGCTAGACTCAATTATTCAAGAAGTAtctaaaatatgtatttgattgtATTGTTATTAGGTGGACAGACACTTATTTATATACACTGGTATATATACGAGTACCATCCCTGTGTTTGCCATGTTGTGTTCTCTTATTAGATTATatagtacatgtgtgtgtttgtaatgttttcTTTATCACACAAGTTTGAATGACTCACTGAACAAAGTAATTTTTTCATGTCGACTGTTTCCGAGTCTGAACACAATCCTCGAACcaaagttcacaacttttcaaaataaaagatgttcAGCTCGATATTAAGCATTACAGCAACAGAACAaacgttgtgcttttacttgAAGATACAGACGTCACCACCTGATATGATgaactaataataatcatcaataatTAACAACACACACGTTGTGAAACTGATCAGATGAACAGTTGTTGAGATAAAcgcattcacacatacagtttGTGGGATTAGtaggtttgtgtgtatttgtatttatgtataaaTCGTGCTGTTTCCTGTGTGAAGGATCCTTAAGAATGAAACCACAGAGCACCAGTATGATCTGACTGGGTTCATCTGGGAGTCTCAGAATCACTACATGGGTTTCCACTCAGTGAGAGTAACAGCTctacagagggggggggagtcccAACCGGTCCAGTCTGAGACCTTCACCTTCAACAAGTGGAAGACGGCCGATAAACACTGTGAGTAgcacgtcacttcctgtgttaaaCACTGTGAGTagcaggtcacttcctgtgttaaaCACTGTGAGTAgaacgtcacttcctgtgttaaaCACTGTGAGTAgaacgtcacttcctgtgttaaGCACTGTGAGTagcaggtcacttcctgtgttaaGCACTGTGAGTAGCtagtcacttcctgtgttaaaCACTGTGAGTAGAACGTCACTTCCTGCGTTAAACACTGTGAGTAgcacgtcacttcctgtgttaaaGACTGTGAGTAGAACGTCACTTCCTGCGTTAAACACTGTGAGTAGAACGTCACTTCCTGCGTTAAACACTGTGAGTAgaacgtcacttcctgtgttaaGCACTGTGAGTAgcacgtcacttcctgtgttaaGCACTGTGAGTAgcacgtcacttcctgtgttaaGCACTGTGAGTAgaacgtcacttcctgtgttaaaCACTGTGAGTAGAACGTCACTTCCTGCGTTAAACACTGTGAGTAgcacgtcacttcctgtgttaaGCACTGTGAGTAgaacgtcacttcctgtgttaaaCACTGTGAGTAgaacgtcacttcctgtgttaatCACTGTGAGTAgcacgtcacttcctgtgttaaGCACTGTGAGTAgaacatcacttcctgtgttaaATACTGTGAGTagcaggtcacttcctgtgttaaGCACTGTGAGTagcaggtcacttcctgtgttaaaCACTGTGAGTAGCAGGTCACTTCCTGCCCTGTGACCCCGGTCAGATGTTTCCCTCACAGACGTAGAACTCTTCTCTCGTCCACAGGTTTGTTGGACTTCCCGCCGGTCGAGGTCGTGGCCGGCGACTCTGGAAACATCGTCAGCTTCCCGAATCCCTTCCACTTCTACACAGAACTGAAACAGGACGAGAAGGGAGGGGCCTTATTTGAACTCAACATCTCCTCAGATCAGGTGAAGAACATCTCAAAGATCCAGCAGGCATCAGAAAACAGAGAAGATATTTCTACTCAAACTAAATCCGAGGAGATTTTATTCTAGTTTTGTCgaattgttgtgttgttctttaTTCGCGATAAAGTGTCAAGAATACTTTGAGATAAAGTTGAACTGAATCATGttgatctttgtttttctgACCTCCAGGGTAACTACTACACCTTCAAgtgcaggcagacagagagcgtGTGCAGGTACGACCTCCCGCCCAGCGAGGATACGTGCGTCCGGGTGGGGGGGTGGCTGGCCGCCGGCGTGGAGAAGGTGGAGTTCAACCAGACCGAGCTCATCTGCCCCAGTAAAACCAGCGGTCAGTCaccagaatcagaattatttttatgaataatttttttttatgacgtatatttgcatatattggaaattgccatggtgtggttggtgcactgtacataacaacaatatatacagtaagaaacAATAAATTATGGAGATAAATTATGTgtgggggggcttgtttgtgagccccactgccatcgggaagaaactgttcaggtgacgcgaggttttagtcctgatggaagactctggaacaggtggtgagtGGGATgagaaggatcagcaatgatcttgcgtgCTCTCCTACTgatcctggagtggaacaggtctaggagagccggcaggtcacagccgatgaccttctcagctgaccggatgatccgctgcagtctgcccttgtccttggcagtggaggcagcgaaccagacggtgatggatgaggtgaggatggactccatgatggctgtgtagaactcaaccatcactttccacggcatgctgaatttcctcagttgccgcaggaagaacatcctctgctgggccttcttgatgatggaggtgatgttctccgtccatcTCAGGTCCTG
This is a stretch of genomic DNA from Pleuronectes platessa chromosome 3, fPlePla1.1, whole genome shotgun sequence. It encodes these proteins:
- the ifngr1 gene encoding interferon gamma receptor 1; translation: MRPDGAFTVLLLISSVTALTVPPPTAVTVSCRNLRVLLNWEFSDQQPPTSFRVETQSSDGILKNETTEHQYDLTGFIWESQNHYMGFHSVRVTALQRGGESQPVQSETFTFNKWKTADKHCLLDFPPVEVVAGDSGNIVSFPNPFHFYTELKQDEKGGALFELNISSDQGNYYTFKCRQTESVCRYDLPPSEDTCVRVGGWLAAGVEKVEFNQTELICPSKTSDAHVFTFVFLLIALVLIISGLTVSIYKVKAWTLKTQQESEETQALNFQPNNEDPQLLREVEEVFSPVMVIESSSCSEVSSEDCGACFMEEGWLERGELEEPEDQEPEDQEPEAVGNYDHGHVHLDVRVDLGDGDLADAYREG